A section of the Jannaschia sp. S6380 genome encodes:
- a CDS encoding substrate-binding domain-containing protein, whose translation MNLKEFSELLGLSPTTVSRALGGYPEVKEDTRRRVLEAAAKHGYSPNRRAASLATGRAMAIGHVIPTVLNHEMVNPVFADFIAGAGDVYARAGYDMVLSVVSEREEARAYAQLADMGSVDGLIVHGPREGDPRVALLRKSNLPFVVHGRVPDRPLDYSFVDIDNRRAFQRATDLLLDLGHRRIALLNGLDQMDFARRRRAGYLAALGARDVPADPDLIAGFEMTEHASHAAARRMLALPDPPTAFLASSHIMGIGVRRAIHDLDLSMGRDVSVVIHDDMLSYLANGADIPVFTATRSSVRAAGRRCAEMLMEHIAMPNAGLKQEVWECDLVLGASTGPVPR comes from the coding sequence ATGAACCTCAAGGAATTCTCGGAGCTTCTGGGCCTGTCCCCGACCACGGTCAGCCGTGCACTAGGCGGCTATCCCGAAGTCAAGGAGGACACGCGTCGCCGGGTCCTGGAGGCGGCCGCCAAACATGGATACAGCCCGAACCGCCGCGCCGCCTCGCTCGCCACCGGGCGGGCCATGGCCATCGGCCACGTGATTCCGACCGTCTTGAACCACGAGATGGTCAATCCGGTCTTCGCCGATTTCATCGCCGGGGCCGGCGACGTCTATGCGCGGGCGGGCTACGACATGGTCCTGTCGGTCGTGTCCGAGCGCGAGGAGGCGCGCGCCTACGCTCAATTGGCCGACATGGGCAGCGTCGATGGCCTGATCGTGCACGGCCCACGCGAAGGGGACCCGCGCGTGGCCCTCCTGCGCAAGAGCAACCTGCCCTTCGTCGTCCATGGCCGCGTGCCGGACCGTCCGCTGGATTACAGCTTCGTGGATATCGACAACCGACGGGCCTTCCAGCGCGCGACCGATCTGCTGCTCGACCTCGGGCATCGACGGATCGCCCTGTTGAACGGGTTGGACCAGATGGACTTCGCGCGCCGTCGCCGGGCGGGCTACCTTGCCGCACTGGGTGCGCGCGACGTGCCGGCGGACCCCGACCTGATCGCGGGTTTCGAGATGACCGAACACGCAAGCCACGCGGCCGCCCGCCGCATGCTGGCCCTGCCCGATCCTCCCACGGCATTCCTCGCGTCGTCGCATATCATGGGGATCGGCGTGCGCCGGGCCATTCACGACCTGGACCTGTCGATGGGGCGCGACGTGTCGGTGGTGATCCATGACGACATGCTCAGCTATCTGGCGAACGGCGCCGACATTCCCGTCTTCACCGCCACCCGCTCCTCGGTCCGCGCGGCCGGGCGGCGTTGCGCGGAGATGCTGATGGAACACATCGCGATGCCGAATGCCGGCCTGAAGCAGGAGGTCTGGGAATGCGATCTCGTCCTCGGCGCCTCGACCGGACCGGTGCCGCGATGA
- a CDS encoding STAS domain-containing protein — MTQLKERDGRVCLPPRLDQSAAGALRDAALSAAGDLRLDASVVSHLSTSAVQVLLAARAHLAGHGRVLQVEGASPDFLSGLRMLGVETGAVGIVDGPA, encoded by the coding sequence ATGACACAATTGAAGGAACGGGACGGTCGCGTCTGCCTGCCCCCGCGCCTGGACCAATCCGCGGCCGGTGCGCTCCGCGATGCGGCCCTGTCCGCGGCGGGCGATCTGCGCCTGGATGCGAGCGTGGTATCCCACCTCTCCACTTCGGCGGTCCAGGTTCTCCTCGCGGCGCGGGCGCATCTAGCCGGTCACGGACGCGTTCTGCAGGTAGAAGGGGCCTCGCCCGATTTCCTCTCCGGTTTGCGCATGCTGGGCGTCGAGACGGGTGCGGTCGGTATCGTGGACGGCCCGGCATGA
- a CDS encoding response regulator, whose product MKVLAIDDSRTIRELVRVTLEREAIEAVLAEDGLHGLELLAGMEDRPDAILTDVNMPRLDGFGFVRKVRDRPDCADVPILMLTTESAKDLKQQARAAGATGWIVKPFDPARLVGALRTVTGLT is encoded by the coding sequence ATGAAGGTCCTGGCCATCGATGACAGCCGGACCATCCGCGAACTGGTCCGCGTGACGCTGGAGCGGGAGGCGATCGAGGCGGTACTGGCCGAGGACGGTCTTCATGGCCTCGAACTGCTGGCCGGGATGGAGGACCGTCCCGATGCGATCCTGACGGACGTCAACATGCCGCGGCTCGACGGGTTCGGTTTCGTGCGAAAGGTGCGCGATCGGCCCGACTGCGCCGACGTTCCGATCCTGATGCTGACGACCGAAAGCGCGAAGGACCTCAAGCAGCAGGCCCGTGCGGCGGGTGCCACCGGCTGGATCGTGAAACCGTTCGACCCGGCACGGCTGGTCGGCGCGTTGCGCACGGTGACCGGGCTGACCTGA
- a CDS encoding chemotaxis protein CheA, whose product MADPMDAIRATFFEECAELLESLETGLLALQTGPRTAETIDAVFRSVHSIKGGAAAFAFSDLAAFAHEFETALDAYRIGQRGDLPHGVPILLRACDGLRDLVAASQTGAKATAPDPTGLRALCGSNEVVPTDPRGDPDPLPSVPNGFPKVWTISFEPRPELLSSGNEPSFLFRSLAILGRIEVRADAANLPPLENVDPTLAYLRWTLRLWPSAPDLTETEIEAAFEFVHDLCDLRIAPGTEALAPGRASQIPDMGPRNAVPDIPSLVPTTIRVDLARVDRLVDLVGELVIAQSMLAQDMTPGGSGGNPTGTDRMNDLQQLTRDLQESVMAIRAQPVRSLFQRMERIVRETAAQTGKTVRLVTEGVATEIDKTVIERLADPLTHMIRNAIDHGLEDPQRRTAAGKDPTGTVTLRALQRSDRILIEVSDDGAGLDRPRICDRAIARGLLPPGAAPDPAEIDQLIFSPGFSTASGVSAVSGRGVGMDVVNRAIRDLSGSIAIESAEGAGCRITTSLPLTLAILDGMVVRSGRERMVLPLSTILEAQTADLAAIERLGTGGWAVRLHDRYVPLLDLGRSMGFAVPHERWEAGEDSAVLFIRVEGGDPFALRVDAIEAQRQVVVKGLDDNLGRVPCVSAATILGDGQIALIVDTPAIAAAAGLDLQLAGAA is encoded by the coding sequence ATGGCCGACCCGATGGACGCCATTCGCGCCACCTTTTTCGAGGAGTGCGCCGAGCTTCTGGAGAGTCTCGAGACGGGCCTTCTCGCGCTGCAGACCGGGCCGCGGACTGCCGAGACGATCGATGCGGTCTTCCGTTCGGTCCATTCAATCAAGGGCGGGGCCGCGGCTTTCGCCTTTTCCGACCTGGCCGCTTTCGCCCACGAATTCGAAACGGCGCTCGATGCCTATCGCATCGGGCAGAGGGGCGATCTGCCGCACGGTGTCCCGATCCTTCTTCGCGCCTGCGACGGTCTGCGGGATCTGGTGGCGGCCAGCCAGACGGGCGCCAAGGCCACGGCGCCCGATCCGACCGGGCTGCGTGCGCTGTGCGGATCGAACGAGGTCGTTCCGACCGACCCGCGTGGCGACCCGGACCCATTGCCATCCGTGCCGAACGGGTTCCCGAAAGTCTGGACCATCTCGTTCGAGCCGCGCCCGGAACTCCTGAGCAGCGGGAACGAGCCGTCGTTCCTGTTCCGCAGCCTCGCGATCCTGGGGCGCATCGAGGTGCGGGCCGACGCGGCGAACCTCCCGCCGCTCGAAAATGTGGACCCGACACTTGCATATCTTCGCTGGACGCTCCGGCTCTGGCCGAGCGCACCGGATCTGACGGAAACGGAGATCGAGGCGGCGTTCGAATTCGTCCATGACCTGTGCGACCTCCGGATCGCGCCCGGAACCGAGGCGCTTGCGCCGGGTCGCGCATCGCAGATACCGGATATGGGCCCCCGGAACGCGGTTCCAGACATTCCTTCGCTGGTTCCGACGACGATCCGCGTCGATCTCGCGCGCGTCGACCGCCTGGTCGATCTGGTCGGCGAGCTGGTCATCGCGCAATCCATGCTGGCGCAAGACATGACGCCCGGCGGATCCGGCGGGAACCCGACGGGGACGGACCGGATGAATGACCTGCAGCAGTTGACGCGCGACTTGCAGGAAAGCGTGATGGCGATCCGTGCGCAGCCCGTCCGGTCGCTTTTTCAACGCATGGAACGGATCGTCCGCGAGACGGCGGCCCAGACGGGCAAGACGGTCCGCCTCGTGACCGAAGGGGTCGCGACCGAGATCGACAAGACGGTGATCGAGCGGCTCGCCGATCCGCTCACCCACATGATACGCAATGCGATCGACCACGGGCTCGAAGATCCGCAGCGGCGGACAGCGGCGGGGAAGGATCCGACCGGAACCGTAACCCTGCGGGCCCTGCAGCGATCGGACCGCATCCTGATCGAGGTGTCCGACGACGGGGCCGGCCTGGACCGCCCGCGGATCTGCGACCGTGCGATCGCGCGCGGCCTTCTGCCGCCCGGCGCGGCGCCCGACCCGGCCGAGATCGACCAGTTGATCTTCAGCCCGGGCTTCTCGACCGCATCCGGCGTCTCTGCCGTATCGGGACGTGGGGTCGGCATGGACGTCGTAAACCGCGCCATCAGGGACCTGAGCGGGTCGATCGCGATCGAGTCCGCGGAGGGGGCCGGATGCAGGATCACCACCAGCCTGCCGCTCACGCTCGCCATTCTCGACGGCATGGTCGTTCGCAGCGGCCGGGAGCGAATGGTCCTCCCCCTCTCCACGATCCTCGAGGCGCAGACGGCCGACCTCGCCGCGATCGAGCGGCTCGGAACGGGCGGATGGGCCGTGCGTCTGCATGATCGGTACGTCCCCCTGCTGGACCTGGGCCGGAGCATGGGGTTCGCCGTGCCGCACGAAAGGTGGGAAGCGGGCGAGGACAGCGCGGTTCTTTTCATCCGCGTCGAGGGGGGCGATCCGTTCGCGCTTCGCGTCGACGCGATCGAGGCGCAGCGGCAGGTCGTAGTCAAGGGCCTGGACGACAACCTCGGACGCGTGCCATGCGTTTCGGCCGCCACCATCCTGGGCGACGGACAGATCGCGCTGATCGTCGATACGCCCGCGATCGCGGCGGCGGCGGGCCTCGACCTTCAACTGGCAGGTGCGGCATGA
- a CDS encoding glucokinase has translation MSDPLLLVADVGGTNTRVALAEGARVRPDTIRRYANREFANLAPVLRRYREDHPGPDPDGACVAVAGPVADGRAELTNLDWSIDTARLLQATGASRGAILNDLQAQGHALGHLPADLCRPVIDVAGMPGASRLVIGVGTGFNAAPVHDTPIGRFVPPCEAGHANLPIRTEAELRLCNFVSTAHGFPAVEDVLSGRGLEQVYRWLSSEDGSDAEYLAADIMAHIDTDPRAEASVRHFIRILGTVAGNLALIHLPLGGVFLVGGVARAMQPYLSTMGFADAFRDKGRFAGFMSNFPVHLVTDDFAALTGCAAHLCDGQAAR, from the coding sequence ATGTCTGATCCGCTTCTTCTCGTGGCCGATGTCGGCGGGACCAACACCCGTGTCGCACTGGCCGAGGGTGCGCGCGTGCGCCCCGATACGATCCGGCGCTACGCGAACCGCGAGTTCGCGAACCTGGCCCCGGTGCTGCGCCGCTATCGCGAAGATCATCCGGGCCCCGACCCCGACGGCGCCTGCGTGGCCGTGGCCGGCCCGGTGGCCGATGGCCGGGCCGAGTTGACGAATCTCGACTGGTCGATCGACACGGCGCGCCTGCTGCAGGCGACGGGCGCGTCGCGCGGCGCGATCCTGAACGACCTTCAGGCGCAGGGCCATGCCCTGGGACATCTGCCGGCCGACCTGTGTCGCCCGGTGATCGACGTGGCCGGAATGCCCGGCGCGTCGCGTCTGGTGATCGGCGTGGGCACGGGGTTCAACGCGGCCCCGGTGCACGACACCCCCATCGGGCGCTTCGTTCCGCCCTGCGAGGCGGGGCACGCGAACCTGCCCATCCGGACCGAGGCGGAGCTGCGGCTGTGCAACTTCGTCTCGACCGCTCATGGCTTTCCGGCGGTCGAGGATGTCCTGTCCGGGCGGGGCCTGGAACAGGTCTATCGCTGGCTGTCGAGCGAAGACGGCTCGGACGCCGAGTACCTGGCCGCGGATATCATGGCACACATCGACACCGATCCGCGTGCCGAAGCCAGCGTTCGGCACTTCATTCGCATCCTCGGCACCGTGGCGGGCAACCTGGCGTTGATCCACCTGCCCCTGGGCGGCGTGTTCCTGGTGGGCGGCGTCGCGCGCGCGATGCAGCCGTATCTCTCGACGATGGGGTTCGCCGACGCGTTCCGCGACAAGGGACGTTTCGCCGGGTTCATGTCGAACTTTCCGGTTCATCTGGTCACCGACGATTTCGCGGCGCTCACGGGTTGCGCGGCACATCTCTGCGACGGGCAGGCAGCCCGGTAA
- a CDS encoding GH1 family beta-glucosidase, whose translation MRSRPRRLDRTGAAMTEFSWKRSDFPEGFVFAAATSAYQIEGHAFGGAGRTHWDRFAEIPGKVARGENGAVACDHYHRWPEDLDLIRDAGLDAYRFSTSWARIMPDGVTVNPDGLDFYDRLVDGMLERGLRPMATLYHWELPEALSLRGGWTVREIPERLADLATVVARRLGDRLYSTAPINEPWCVAWLSHYHGDHAPGTTDLGAAARAMHYVGLAHGLCLSALRAEGVANLGAVCNMEYALPADDSADSETAAQLYDGIYNRWFPGAFLQGVYPDDILAGLEPHLPEGWARDMEVISQPVDWFGINYYTCRRLRQDGPVWPHVIDVPGPPPLTDMGWEIAPEGLGRLLRRTARDFTGDTPLFVTENGMASPHYDDRPDQPRIDYLDAHLRQARDAIADGVPLRGYTFWSLLDNFEWALGYDKRFGLVHVDFETQTRTPKASYRALARALAD comes from the coding sequence ATGCGATCTCGTCCTCGGCGCCTCGACCGGACCGGTGCCGCGATGACGGAGTTTTCCTGGAAGCGGAGCGATTTTCCCGAGGGCTTCGTCTTTGCGGCGGCCACGTCCGCCTATCAGATCGAGGGGCACGCCTTCGGCGGCGCGGGGCGAACGCATTGGGACCGCTTCGCCGAGATACCGGGCAAAGTCGCGCGCGGCGAGAACGGCGCCGTGGCCTGCGACCACTATCACCGCTGGCCCGAGGATCTGGACCTGATCCGCGATGCGGGCCTCGACGCTTACCGCTTCTCGACCTCCTGGGCACGGATCATGCCGGACGGCGTGACCGTCAATCCGGACGGTCTCGACTTCTACGACCGGCTGGTCGACGGGATGCTGGAACGCGGTCTGCGCCCGATGGCGACACTTTATCACTGGGAACTACCCGAAGCCCTGTCCCTGCGCGGCGGATGGACGGTTCGCGAGATACCCGAACGCCTGGCCGATTTGGCCACCGTCGTCGCGCGGCGGCTGGGCGACCGGCTCTATTCCACCGCGCCGATCAACGAGCCGTGGTGCGTCGCCTGGCTGAGCCACTATCACGGCGACCATGCGCCCGGCACGACCGACCTGGGTGCCGCCGCACGCGCGATGCATTACGTCGGCCTGGCTCACGGCCTTTGCCTGTCCGCCCTGCGCGCCGAGGGCGTCGCCAACCTGGGTGCCGTCTGCAACATGGAATACGCCCTGCCCGCCGATGACAGCGCCGACAGCGAAACCGCCGCGCAACTCTACGACGGGATCTACAATCGCTGGTTTCCGGGCGCTTTCCTGCAGGGCGTCTATCCCGACGACATCCTGGCCGGGCTGGAGCCGCATTTGCCCGAAGGCTGGGCCCGCGACATGGAGGTGATCTCGCAACCCGTCGACTGGTTCGGAATCAACTACTACACCTGTCGCCGACTGCGCCAGGACGGCCCGGTCTGGCCGCATGTGATCGACGTCCCCGGCCCCCCGCCCCTGACCGACATGGGATGGGAGATCGCACCCGAAGGGCTGGGCCGGCTGCTGCGCCGCACCGCACGCGATTTCACCGGCGATACCCCGCTCTTCGTGACAGAGAACGGGATGGCCAGCCCGCATTACGACGATCGACCCGACCAGCCGCGTATCGACTATCTGGACGCGCACCTGCGACAGGCGCGCGATGCGATCGCAGACGGCGTCCCCCTGCGCGGCTATACCTTCTGGTCGCTCCTGGACAATTTCGAATGGGCGCTGGGCTACGACAAGCGGTTCGGCCTGGTGCATGTCGATTTTGAGACCCAGACCCGCACCCCCAAGGCCAGCTATCGTGCGCTTGCCCGCGCCTTGGCCGATTGA
- a CDS encoding chemotaxis protein CheW, with product MTAEEHEWNAAPPGDATPPSGPARTELLTFRCGGQCYALDIASVREIRGWSRPTPLPHTPKFMLGMVNLRGTVLPVTDLALRLGHPAMPDDARNVIIVVQQARRLHGLLVEAVTDIVRPAPDQLQDMPQVGAARDGVAPDRMFLSETGILQILALERVLPALHAPDAEAIP from the coding sequence ATGACTGCGGAAGAGCACGAATGGAACGCGGCGCCGCCGGGGGACGCGACTCCGCCATCGGGGCCCGCGCGGACCGAACTGCTGACCTTCCGATGCGGCGGCCAGTGCTATGCGCTCGACATCGCCTCGGTTCGCGAAATCCGGGGTTGGAGCCGGCCGACCCCCCTGCCCCATACGCCGAAGTTCATGCTCGGCATGGTGAACCTGCGCGGCACCGTTCTGCCGGTCACGGACCTGGCGCTCCGGCTCGGTCATCCGGCCATGCCCGACGACGCACGAAACGTCATCATCGTCGTGCAGCAGGCCCGGCGGCTGCACGGTTTGCTGGTCGAGGCTGTGACCGACATCGTGCGTCCCGCGCCCGACCAGCTGCAGGACATGCCACAAGTCGGGGCGGCTCGGGACGGCGTCGCGCCCGACCGGATGTTTCTCAGCGAAACCGGGATCCTCCAGATCCTCGCGCTCGAGCGTGTTCTACCGGCATTGCACGCCCCCGATGCGGAGGCGATCCCTTGA
- a CDS encoding response regulator: MPMRDALRILIADDMSTSRGLLLQALDTLGLPEVVQATDGLQALELALSEKPDLVLSDLHMPGLDGLELLQGLRTDARTRATPFALITARVDTATLQAAEALGMRAVLSKPYTPAQLRDCIEAAIGPLG; the protein is encoded by the coding sequence ATGCCGATGAGGGACGCGCTGCGCATTCTGATTGCCGACGACATGTCGACCAGCCGGGGCCTCTTGCTGCAGGCGCTGGATACACTGGGACTGCCGGAAGTGGTCCAGGCGACCGACGGCCTGCAGGCACTCGAACTGGCGCTGTCCGAAAAGCCGGATCTTGTCCTGTCGGATCTTCACATGCCCGGCCTGGACGGACTGGAACTGCTGCAGGGGCTTCGCACCGATGCACGGACGCGGGCCACGCCTTTCGCGCTGATCACCGCGCGGGTGGACACGGCGACATTGCAGGCGGCGGAGGCGCTTGGCATGCGTGCGGTTTTGTCCAAGCCCTACACGCCTGCTCAGTTGCGCGATTGCATCGAGGCCGCGATCGGGCCGTTGGGATGA
- a CDS encoding ABC transporter ATP-binding protein/permease, with translation MRRTTITTTEAPAGGMGIIRRVLPYLWPPGETGVKVRVVFAIAMLVVAKLIAVTTPFFYKAAVDALAPETVTPAWALGLGAVGLTVIYGTARAFNTGFQQLRDVIFAPVGQRALRRLAAETFTHMHRLSMRYHISRKTGGLSRIIERGVKGVDFLLRFLLFSIGPLVLELALIAIILFFVFDIWYLVVVLVTIAAYVAFTFKVTEWRVRIRKVMNDQDTDANQKAIDSLLNFETVKYFGAEAREAARYDGAMQQYERAALQTSYSLAFLNFGQSALITAGLVIVMVMAAMGVQAGTLTVGDFVMVNAYMIQITMPLNFLGTVYREIRQALVDMGEMFGLLEQPAEVRDADDATQLSVPQGRVEFRDIRFGYDSARPILRGVSLIVGAGETVAVVGPSGSGKSTIGRLLFRFYDVDGGAILIDGQDIRSVTQASLHARIGVVPQDTVLFNDTIRYNIAYGRPDASFEEIREAARAARIGTFIDGLPDGFETTVGERGLKLSGGEKQRVGIARTLLKDPPILLLDEATSALDTETERSIQSELQAMAHGRSVITIAHRLSTVVEADRIVVLEAGEIVEQGTHDELLARGGRYASMWYRQQSDEDAA, from the coding sequence ATGCGCCGAACCACCATCACCACGACCGAAGCCCCCGCCGGGGGCATGGGCATCATCCGCCGCGTCCTACCCTATCTCTGGCCGCCGGGCGAAACCGGCGTGAAGGTGCGCGTGGTCTTCGCCATCGCGATGCTGGTCGTGGCGAAGCTGATCGCGGTAACCACGCCGTTCTTCTACAAGGCCGCCGTCGATGCATTGGCGCCCGAGACGGTCACGCCGGCCTGGGCGCTCGGGCTGGGCGCCGTCGGCCTGACGGTCATCTACGGAACCGCGCGTGCCTTCAACACCGGGTTCCAGCAGCTGCGCGACGTGATCTTCGCGCCCGTCGGCCAACGCGCCCTTCGACGATTGGCCGCCGAGACGTTCACGCATATGCACCGCCTTTCGATGCGCTATCACATCAGCCGCAAGACGGGCGGGCTGAGCCGGATCATCGAACGCGGCGTGAAGGGCGTTGATTTCCTGCTGCGCTTCCTGCTCTTCTCCATCGGCCCGCTGGTTCTGGAACTGGCTCTGATCGCGATCATCCTCTTTTTCGTGTTCGATATCTGGTACCTTGTCGTGGTCCTCGTGACGATCGCCGCCTATGTCGCGTTCACGTTCAAGGTGACCGAATGGCGGGTCCGCATCCGCAAGGTGATGAACGACCAGGACACGGACGCGAACCAGAAGGCCATCGACAGCTTGCTGAATTTCGAGACGGTCAAGTATTTCGGGGCCGAGGCACGCGAGGCGGCGCGCTATGACGGCGCGATGCAACAATACGAGCGGGCCGCCCTGCAAACGTCCTATTCGCTCGCCTTCCTGAATTTCGGTCAGTCGGCCCTGATTACCGCGGGATTGGTGATCGTGATGGTGATGGCAGCCATGGGCGTTCAGGCCGGCACCCTGACCGTGGGCGATTTCGTGATGGTGAACGCATACATGATCCAGATCACGATGCCGCTGAACTTCCTCGGCACCGTTTACCGCGAAATCCGTCAGGCCCTGGTCGACATGGGCGAGATGTTCGGCCTTCTGGAACAGCCCGCCGAGGTGCGCGATGCCGACGACGCCACGCAGCTTTCGGTGCCGCAGGGCCGGGTGGAGTTCCGGGACATCCGGTTCGGCTATGACAGCGCGCGACCGATCCTGCGCGGGGTCAGCCTGATCGTCGGGGCGGGGGAGACGGTCGCTGTGGTCGGTCCGTCGGGATCGGGGAAATCGACGATCGGGCGCCTGCTGTTCCGGTTTTATGACGTCGATGGTGGCGCGATCCTGATCGACGGGCAGGACATCCGAAGCGTGACACAGGCCAGCCTGCACGCGCGGATCGGCGTCGTGCCGCAGGACACCGTCCTTTTCAACGACACGATCCGCTACAACATCGCGTATGGGCGACCCGATGCCAGCTTCGAGGAGATCCGCGAAGCCGCCCGCGCGGCCCGGATCGGCACATTCATCGACGGCCTGCCCGACGGGTTCGAGACCACGGTCGGCGAGCGCGGGCTGAAGCTCTCGGGCGGCGAGAAACAGCGTGTAGGCATCGCGCGCACGCTGCTGAAGGACCCGCCGATCCTGCTGTTGGACGAGGCCACGTCGGCGCTGGACACCGAAACCGAACGCTCCATCCAGTCGGAGCTGCAGGCCATGGCGCATGGACGTTCCGTCATCACGATCGCGCATCGTCTGTCGACGGTGGTGGAGGCGGACCGCATCGTCGTGCTCGAAGCCGGCGAGATCGTCGAGCAGGGCACGCATGATGAATTGCTGGCGCGGGGCGGGCGCTATGCCAGCATGTGGTATCGCCAGCAATCCGACGAGGACGCGGCCTAG
- a CDS encoding CheR family methyltransferase — translation MIAIEPEEFARLARIAHDEAGLHMPQNKSSFVAARLQRRLRRLGMEGFGDYLRYLGSAEGGARREVRELVSALTTNVTGTYREAHHFELLATHLRRWERVAPRHRSFLAWSAGCASGEEPLSIAATCHAVLGRSWAERVRILATDVDRAVLNRAQTVQETHALGQELLAGPVGSPRQSDLLDPCAHVEALQAGITYMAHNVLRPLPVPGRFDAIFCRNVMIYFSAADQRNAQRLLRERLAPGGLLAIGHSERLTPDLSGLERVGRTAFRACPSARPAPEGTARCR, via the coding sequence TTGATCGCGATTGAACCGGAAGAGTTCGCACGGTTGGCCCGGATTGCGCATGACGAGGCCGGGTTGCACATGCCGCAAAACAAGTCGTCGTTCGTTGCCGCGCGGCTGCAGCGTCGCCTCCGGCGGCTGGGAATGGAGGGCTTCGGGGACTATCTGCGATATCTCGGATCGGCCGAGGGGGGCGCGCGGCGGGAGGTTCGCGAACTGGTCTCGGCGCTCACGACGAACGTGACCGGAACCTATCGCGAGGCCCACCATTTCGAACTGCTGGCCACGCATCTGCGACGGTGGGAGCGGGTGGCCCCCCGACATCGCTCCTTCCTCGCCTGGTCCGCCGGATGCGCGAGCGGGGAGGAGCCGCTTTCGATCGCTGCGACATGCCATGCGGTGCTTGGCCGGAGCTGGGCCGAGCGAGTGCGGATTCTGGCGACCGATGTCGATCGGGCCGTACTCAATCGGGCGCAAACGGTGCAGGAAACGCATGCCTTGGGTCAGGAGCTTCTGGCAGGTCCGGTGGGCTCGCCCCGCCAATCCGATCTGCTCGATCCGTGCGCCCATGTAGAGGCGCTTCAGGCCGGGATCACCTACATGGCGCATAACGTGCTGCGCCCGCTTCCCGTGCCCGGACGCTTCGACGCGATCTTTTGCCGGAACGTCATGATCTATTTCTCGGCGGCCGATCAACGGAATGCGCAGCGGCTGCTTCGGGAGCGTCTGGCGCCGGGCGGACTGCTTGCGATCGGGCATTCCGAACGCCTGACCCCCGATTTGTCCGGTCTCGAACGGGTCGGGCGGACGGCGTTCCGCGCGTGCCCGTCGGCGCGTCCGGCCCCCGAAGGGACGGCCAGATGCCGATGA